One window of Gloeothece citriformis PCC 7424 genomic DNA carries:
- a CDS encoding VgrG-related protein, producing the protein MSGEQYKVPQVEIDIDNQRVDDKFLEDILHLSVEESLHMPSLCTLVINNDYFPGREDKERPWKHNNLLQIGKSLKVTFKESTTEKFKEKQKNPPPIFEGEITGIDCHFTDESQAPIVVRAYDASHRLHRGRYNRSFQNMTDSDIVKKIAQEVKIQPGTIDNSGSPHDYIFQENQTNMEFLRERAFRLGYELYVQEDQLNFQKPKEKGNLELNWLKEINSFRVRVSSAEQVNSVEVRGWDYKEKKAIVSTANTDQVITENTNGKGQTVSNKFKTSPKMIVVDKPIFNSQQATQIAQSLCNELGGEFVIADARGEGNPQIRVGKVVNLKEMGPYDGKYYITETRHVYHKRIYTTDFTVRGLRGGNLLTTLSPPTSLKPGQTLLVGIVTDNQDPEGLGRVKVKMPTLTEDHTSYWARVVATGAGIQRGFDCLPEINDEVLIGFEHGDIHRPYVFGGVWNGKDKPPEPVNDSVMNSKVRLRTFKTRIGHKLQFVEEDKGNSKSGVYVETAKKHQININDSDRKIEIKTTNGHQIKMDDLGKKIEIKTSSGHQIIMNDGGASITVESIGNLTIKAQGNIDISANGMIKIQGATIHLN; encoded by the coding sequence ATGAGTGGAGAACAATACAAAGTTCCGCAAGTTGAAATAGATATAGATAATCAACGAGTTGATGATAAATTTTTAGAAGATATTCTTCATCTTTCCGTAGAAGAAAGTTTACATATGCCGAGTTTATGTACTCTAGTTATTAATAATGATTATTTTCCGGGGAGAGAAGATAAAGAAAGACCTTGGAAACATAATAATTTACTCCAAATCGGAAAATCTCTGAAAGTTACCTTTAAAGAAAGTACAACCGAAAAATTTAAAGAAAAACAAAAAAATCCTCCTCCCATTTTTGAAGGAGAAATTACCGGAATAGACTGTCATTTTACCGATGAATCTCAAGCGCCTATTGTCGTTCGCGCTTATGATGCTTCCCATCGACTACATCGAGGACGATATAACCGTTCTTTTCAAAATATGACGGATAGTGATATCGTCAAAAAAATTGCCCAAGAAGTAAAAATACAACCCGGAACAATAGATAATAGTGGTTCTCCTCATGATTATATTTTTCAAGAAAATCAAACTAATATGGAATTTCTCAGAGAACGCGCTTTTCGTCTAGGATATGAATTATATGTACAAGAAGATCAATTAAATTTTCAAAAACCGAAAGAAAAAGGAAATTTAGAGTTAAACTGGTTAAAAGAAATCAATAGTTTTCGAGTCAGAGTCAGTAGTGCTGAACAAGTCAATAGTGTAGAAGTTAGAGGATGGGATTATAAAGAAAAAAAAGCGATTGTCTCCACCGCTAATACAGATCAAGTCATCACCGAAAATACCAACGGGAAAGGACAAACAGTCAGCAACAAATTTAAAACAAGTCCTAAAATGATTGTTGTCGATAAACCTATTTTTAACTCCCAACAAGCGACACAAATTGCTCAATCTTTGTGCAACGAATTAGGGGGAGAATTTGTAATTGCCGATGCTAGAGGAGAGGGAAATCCTCAAATAAGAGTCGGAAAAGTAGTTAACCTCAAAGAAATGGGGCCTTATGACGGCAAATATTATATTACAGAAACTCGTCACGTCTATCATAAACGCATATATACGACAGATTTTACGGTCAGAGGGTTAAGAGGAGGCAATCTTTTAACTACTCTTTCCCCTCCTACTTCCCTCAAACCCGGACAAACTTTATTAGTTGGGATTGTTACCGATAATCAAGATCCGGAAGGATTAGGACGAGTTAAAGTGAAAATGCCCACTCTAACCGAAGATCATACCAGTTATTGGGCGAGAGTGGTGGCTACGGGAGCAGGAATTCAAAGAGGTTTCGACTGTTTACCAGAAATCAATGATGAGGTTTTAATCGGATTTGAACATGGAGATATTCATCGTCCTTATGTGTTTGGGGGGGTTTGGAATGGAAAAGATAAACCCCCGGAACCGGTTAATGATTCTGTCATGAATTCAAAAGTCCGCTTAAGAACCTTTAAAACTCGCATCGGCCATAAATTACAATTTGTCGAAGAAGATAAAGGCAACAGTAAATCAGGGGTTTATGTAGAAACCGCCAAAAAACATCAAATTAATATTAATGATAGCGATCGCAAGATTGAAATTAAAACCACGAATGGTCATCAGATTAAAATGGATGATTTAGGGAAAAAAATAGAGATTAAAACGAGTAGCGGTCATCAAATTATTATGAATGATGGGGGAGCGTCAATTACGGTAGAATCGATCGGGAATCTGACCATAAAAGCTCAAGGGAATATTGATATTAGTGCTAATGGAATGATTAAGATTCAAGGGGCGACCATTCACTTAAATTAA
- a CDS encoding GUN4 domain-containing protein — MMNLNSNEVKLISTKGINYTTLNQLLAQGQWQAADVETSKLMLQIMGKQSWHDVYPADIDHFPYGDLMTIDHLWVKYSGGKFGFSVQKEIWLRVGGFLYADYQTEQQFATQVGWKTKKDWLEYQELTFSLNAPQGHLPLGCDNLRQVWCWALLNRLFSRIVYYQLYDPQNN; from the coding sequence ATGATGAACCTAAACAGCAACGAGGTAAAACTCATCAGTACAAAAGGGATTAACTACACCACTTTAAATCAGCTTTTAGCTCAAGGTCAATGGCAGGCGGCTGACGTAGAAACCTCTAAACTGATGTTACAGATTATGGGTAAGCAAAGCTGGCATGATGTTTATCCCGCAGATATTGATCATTTTCCCTATGGGGATCTCATGACGATCGATCATCTTTGGGTTAAATATAGTGGAGGAAAGTTCGGTTTTTCCGTCCAAAAAGAAATTTGGCTGAGAGTTGGCGGATTTTTATATGCAGATTACCAAACCGAACAACAATTTGCCACTCAGGTCGGTTGGAAAACTAAAAAAGATTGGTTAGAGTATCAAGAGCTAACTTTTAGTCTAAATGCTCCTCAAGGACATTTACCTTTAGGATGTGATAATTTGCGTCAGGTTTGGTGTTGGGCTTTATTGAACAGATTATTTTCTCGTATCGTTTATTATCAACTCTATGACCCTCAAAATAATTAA
- a CDS encoding DUF4090 family protein, which translates to MSSLDSTTGADAIDVAIAKGVDLDGSPIPAAKLELYNKVMALEAQRQRSGVTNTMRSRIVRIGAKHISQEDLNQMLLDADFAPLKDKEIAFYYGGK; encoded by the coding sequence ATGAGTTCACTTGATTCTACCACTGGTGCAGATGCGATCGATGTTGCCATTGCCAAAGGAGTTGATTTAGATGGTTCTCCTATTCCTGCCGCTAAATTAGAACTTTATAATAAGGTTATGGCCTTAGAAGCACAACGTCAACGGAGCGGAGTTACTAATACAATGCGTTCTCGAATTGTTCGTATTGGAGCAAAACATATCTCCCAAGAAGACTTAAATCAAATGTTACTTGATGCTGATTTTGCACCTTTAAAAGATAAAGAAATTGCCTTTTATTACGGAGGCAAATAA